The following proteins come from a genomic window of Gimesia chilikensis:
- a CDS encoding sigma-70 family RNA polymerase sigma factor — protein MPQSKTNSLFTALLSKDRMRIFSFIRSLIPHNSDAEDVYQRVCLTLWKKFEEFDRDRDFFPWACGIAFYTARNHHRSLRHDRHYFDQDLMETMSRKREQHLANYNCRIDYLHECLSSLTSSDQKLLQDAVYEKQSIPEIAKTTEKSIQTLYNRMSFLRRELAACISRKLQNEQ, from the coding sequence ATGCCGCAATCAAAAACGAACAGCCTGTTTACAGCACTGTTAAGCAAAGATCGAATGCGGATTTTCAGTTTTATTCGGTCATTGATTCCTCATAATTCTGATGCTGAAGATGTTTATCAACGCGTCTGCCTGACTCTCTGGAAGAAGTTTGAAGAGTTCGATCGGGATCGAGACTTCTTTCCCTGGGCTTGTGGGATTGCATTTTATACCGCACGGAATCACCATAGAAGCCTGCGCCACGATCGACATTATTTCGATCAGGACCTGATGGAAACCATGTCTCGAAAACGGGAGCAGCATTTAGCTAACTACAACTGTCGGATCGATTATCTCCATGAATGTTTAAGCTCCCTGACCTCGTCCGATCAGAAGTTGCTGCAGGACGCGGTTTATGAAAAACAGTCCATCCCGGAGATCGCCAAAACAACTGAGAAATCAATCCAGACGCTTTATAATCGCATGTCATTTCTCCGACGGGAACTGGCAGCGTGTATTTCACGTAAACTGCAGAATGAGCAGTAG
- a CDS encoding FecR domain-containing protein — translation MSIQDLPPEFEPLLNRLLDSPAEEISQSEFDQFQAYLSNNPEAMQYYFDYLDINLGLQSDMQARLEALEQTFKTHHAQQPQAAPQPVVPRRAAFLRYSVVASCSLLLGLLLAWSFAGYFPGNRAPDPQSVKEDRTYLATLTRSTDCVWGSESPPEFSGQRLMSEDLVLERGVAEFRFDTGVRLIIEGPTKINLVTSSRAKLDYGKIVLHGYEPAPEFSLITPLLTLHDIGTEYGAQIHQDGEVDLHVFEGAVRVDPNQKNDQFSESVIIEEGQARHLNDRQIEDIQLEPKLFKREVPGTPENLQAQRQELRAYDSFHPPEILDPEQSSPWQNSGIGWVNPWRTSKAGGRVNQSFSHPRESLARTEVAPSQLGLLELRGGISFFRKLKQPVRLDINAIYYVSFYMQKVKTDQKSQSNQYGNFALFPSGQQEDPPKIRMGMSINDYAILQADLQIIERAPPLQSGETYLFVAKIVASEKALDQVFMRAFAEAETIPDQEPAVWTCVTTPFESSHEFDVARFHVGKNSTYLFDELRIGSTWSSVVDPNLPRLVLEQE, via the coding sequence ATGTCAATCCAGGATCTCCCCCCCGAATTTGAACCGTTGCTGAACCGGCTGCTGGACAGTCCGGCCGAAGAGATTTCGCAATCCGAGTTCGACCAGTTCCAGGCTTATCTGTCGAACAATCCCGAGGCAATGCAGTACTACTTTGATTACCTGGACATCAACCTGGGACTGCAGAGTGATATGCAGGCCCGCCTGGAGGCGCTGGAACAGACATTCAAGACGCACCACGCACAGCAACCGCAGGCTGCCCCGCAGCCGGTGGTCCCCAGGCGGGCGGCGTTTCTGCGTTATTCTGTCGTGGCCAGTTGCTCGCTGCTGTTGGGACTGCTGCTGGCCTGGAGTTTCGCGGGATATTTCCCGGGGAACCGTGCCCCCGATCCGCAGTCCGTGAAAGAGGATCGGACTTATTTAGCCACACTCACGCGTTCTACGGATTGCGTCTGGGGCAGCGAGTCTCCGCCTGAGTTCTCCGGTCAGAGGCTGATGTCGGAGGATCTGGTCCTGGAACGGGGAGTCGCTGAATTTCGCTTTGATACAGGCGTGCGTTTGATTATCGAAGGGCCAACCAAAATCAACCTGGTGACATCCAGCCGCGCGAAACTGGATTACGGCAAAATCGTTCTGCACGGCTATGAACCGGCGCCGGAATTTTCGCTGATCACTCCCCTGCTCACCTTGCATGATATCGGCACCGAATACGGCGCGCAGATTCATCAGGACGGTGAAGTCGATTTGCACGTGTTTGAAGGAGCCGTGCGGGTCGACCCCAATCAGAAGAACGACCAGTTTTCAGAATCGGTGATCATCGAAGAAGGCCAGGCCCGGCATCTGAATGACAGGCAGATTGAAGATATTCAACTGGAGCCGAAACTCTTCAAAAGAGAAGTTCCGGGAACCCCAGAGAATTTACAGGCACAGCGCCAGGAACTGCGGGCCTATGACAGTTTTCATCCGCCGGAAATTCTGGATCCCGAGCAGTCTTCCCCGTGGCAGAACTCCGGAATCGGCTGGGTGAATCCCTGGCGAACCTCGAAAGCCGGCGGCAGAGTGAACCAGTCATTCAGCCATCCCCGTGAATCACTGGCTCGAACCGAGGTGGCCCCCAGCCAGTTGGGGCTGCTCGAACTCCGGGGAGGAATTTCTTTCTTTCGCAAATTGAAGCAGCCAGTTCGCCTGGATATCAACGCGATCTATTACGTCAGTTTCTACATGCAGAAAGTCAAAACGGATCAAAAAAGTCAATCTAACCAGTATGGAAATTTCGCCCTGTTTCCTTCCGGCCAGCAGGAAGATCCCCCCAAAATCCGCATGGGAATGAGTATAAACGATTATGCGATCCTGCAGGCCGATCTGCAGATCATTGAAAGAGCGCCCCCTCTGCAAAGCGGGGAGACATATCTGTTTGTCGCGAAAATAGTCGCCAGTGAAAAAGCCCTGGACCAGGTCTTTATGCGTGCGTTTGCGGAAGCAGAAACCATTCCGGATCAGGAACCGGCTGTCTGGACCTGCGTCACCACTCCCTTCGAATCCTCACACGAGTTTGACGTAGCCCGTTTCCATGTCGGCAAAAACAGTACTTACCTGTTCGATGAATTACGCATCGGCAGTACCTGGTCATCGGTCGTCGATCCCAATCTGCCCCGACTGGTACTCGAACAGGAGTGA
- a CDS encoding bifunctional transcriptional activator/DNA repair enzyme AdaA, whose translation MKQTEQPVTETESLPDRETMYAALVQRDSSFEGVFVAAIRTTGIFCRPSCSARKPRPENVEYFADAKTALAHGYRECKVCRPLVSLGSTPDWLQPLIEEVDQDATLRLTADDLRERGLDPVRVRRWFQKLHGMSFASYLRMRRINQAFSQLQHKSTVTAAALDSGYESLSGFGESFKKAMGNAPARSNDQQVINVSRLLTPLGPMLAGATEQGICLLEFTDRRMLETQLNRLQKRLNARALPGDSPWFPQLDGQLQAYFAGKRTDFDLPLVLAGTEFQERVWNALRTIPCGTTRSYSEQAEIIGQPTAVRAVARANGDNRIAILIPCHRVIGADGTLTGYGGGLWRKKRLLEIEQGTDAPTK comes from the coding sequence ATGAAACAGACAGAGCAACCAGTTACCGAAACCGAATCGCTGCCGGACCGGGAGACGATGTACGCCGCCCTGGTCCAGCGGGACAGCAGCTTTGAAGGCGTCTTCGTTGCTGCCATCCGCACCACCGGAATTTTCTGCCGGCCCTCCTGTTCGGCCCGCAAACCCAGGCCGGAGAATGTCGAATACTTCGCCGATGCGAAAACCGCCCTCGCGCACGGCTACCGGGAATGCAAGGTCTGTCGCCCGCTGGTCTCACTCGGCTCCACCCCCGACTGGCTGCAGCCGTTGATTGAAGAAGTCGATCAGGATGCCACCCTCCGCCTGACCGCTGACGACCTGCGGGAACGGGGCCTCGACCCGGTCCGCGTCCGTCGCTGGTTTCAGAAGCTGCACGGTATGAGCTTCGCCTCCTACCTGCGGATGCGGCGGATCAATCAGGCCTTCAGCCAGCTGCAACACAAATCCACGGTAACCGCCGCTGCCCTCGACAGCGGCTACGAATCGCTGAGCGGGTTCGGCGAGAGCTTCAAGAAAGCGATGGGCAACGCGCCCGCCAGAAGTAATGACCAGCAGGTGATCAACGTCAGTCGCCTACTGACCCCCCTGGGACCGATGCTGGCCGGCGCGACAGAGCAGGGGATCTGCCTGCTCGAATTCACCGATCGCCGGATGCTCGAAACGCAGCTCAACCGCCTGCAGAAACGGCTCAACGCCCGCGCACTCCCCGGCGACAGCCCCTGGTTCCCGCAACTCGACGGCCAGCTTCAGGCTTACTTCGCCGGGAAACGGACCGACTTCGATCTCCCCCTGGTCCTGGCGGGCACCGAGTTTCAGGAACGAGTCTGGAACGCCCTGCGGACCATTCCGTGTGGCACCACCCGTTCCTATTCCGAACAGGCCGAGATCATCGGACAGCCCACCGCAGTCAGAGCCGTCGCCCGCGCCAACGGCGACAACCGCATCGCGATTCTGATCCCCTGCCACCGCGTCATCGGAGCCGACGGCACGCTCACCGGTTACGGCGGCGGCCTCTGGCGCAAAAAACGCCTGCTGGAAATCGAACAGGGAACAGACGCCCCAACCAAGTGA